TCGCGGCCCAGGGCCGCACGCAGCCACGCGTGGGCCTCCGGACCGGCAGCCACCCCGGTGAGCTCGTGCGCGAACAGGCCGACCCGGACCCGGGAACCCGTCGGGTGGGCCAGGTGCAGGTCGGGCAGGGCAGGGTGCCGCAGCCGTAGGTCCGAGGCCAGCTCCGGGTCGGTGCCGGGGGTGTCCGCGACGACGCCCAGGAGCGCGTGCAGCTCGCGCGCGGTCACGACGGTGCCGTCGGCGTCCACCACGACCCAGTCGCGGTCGCCCGCGAGGCCCCGGAGCTGGAGCTGGGCGCTGGCCACCGGGCGGACGGCCGTGCTCTTGACGGGATGGACCCGCAGCGAGGTGATCCGCACGGTCGGCGCGGCCTCAGTCGCCGGTGCCTCCCCCGAACATGATCTCGTCCCAGCTCGGCACCGAGGCGCGGCCCCGGTTCTTCCGCACCGGGCGACGCGGAGCAGCGTCCTTGCTGGGCTTCTCCTCCTGGGCCGGCTCGGGAGACTCGTCCTGGTCGCGCTGCTGGCCCTGGTCGCGCTGGGAGGCGGTCCGGTCCGCCGGAGCCGCCTGGTCGTCGGGGCGTGCGTCGAGGAACGCCTCGACCGGCAGAGCCTCGCTGAGGTCGGCGGTCTCCTCCTCGGGCCGTGCCGGCTCGGTGCGGCCGCCGGCCAGCATCTCGATCGCGTCCTCACCGAGCGGCAGCTCCTCGGCCGGGACCGCGGAGAGGCGCCGCCGGGGAGTGCCGGCAGGGGCGACCGGCTCCTCGGCGCGCGCAGGCCGGGGTGCGAGCTCGCCGACCAGCCAGCGGGCGTCGTCGTCCTCCACGGTCACGTAGTTGCCGGGGATGTCGAAGGTGAAGGTCGCGGTGCCGGTCCGGCCGGGGGAGGAGAAGACCCCGGTGAGCGTCCAGCGGCCGTCCTCGCGCCGGTACGCGTCCCAGTCGACCGAGCCGGGGTCGACGTTCTGGCCGCGCAGGTGAGCGGTGACCGTCTCCTCCAGGGTGCGGCCGCCACCGAGCGACCCGGAGCCCTCCGAGGAGCGACGGCGGACCGAGGAGCGCTGGGCCCGCTCGGCCACGTGCGCGCGCTCGGCGAGCACGGGCGCGGCGTACGGCATGATCTTCTCCACCGTGCTCTGCGCGGCCTCGGCCACGGACTGGGGGCTCTCGCCGGCACGGATGCGGGCCTGGATGTCTCGCGGGCGGATGGCGCTTTCCATTCGAATCTCCAACTGGCCGGGGCGTGGGTCCTCACCGCGCAGAGCGGACCGGAGGGCGGCGTCGACAGCGAGGGTGTGCTCGACACCTGCGTCGTCGACCAGGAGCAACCGCGTGCGGTCACCGCTGAGTCCGACGAGCTTGAGGTGTGCCATCGCCGCTCTGCTCCTGCCCCTGTCAGGCCCCGGACGTGCCGGGGCAGCTCTTCCGGTGTGCCGAGCCTACGCCAGCGCGCACCCGCGCCGGGCGACCACGCGCCCATCGGGTCCGGCGCGCGGCCGCGCGCCTGCTTGCGGCTAGCGTGGGTCCGTGACCATGACCGGGGCGAGCGCGACCGTCTTCGTGGTCCTGGACCTCGTCGGGATCTTCGTCTTCGCCATCTCCGGAGCGCTGCTGGGAGTGCGCAAGGGCCTCGACGTCTTCGGGGTGCTGGTGCTCTCCGGGGCGACCGGCCTGGGCGGCGGCTTCCTGCGCGACGTCCTGATCGGTGCCGCCCCGCCAGCCACCTTGACCGACTGGCGCTACCTCCTGGTCCCCGTCGTGGCGGGCCTCGTCGTCTTCGTCTTCCACCCGACGATCGGGCGCCTGGAGCGGCCGATCAACGTCTTCGACGCCTTCGGCCTGGCGCTCTTCTGCGTCACCGGGGCCGTGAAGGCGCTCGAGTACGGCCTGGGGCCCGTGCCCGCGGCGCTGATGGGAATGGTCACGGCCATCGGCGGGGGAGTGACCCGCGACGTGCTCGCGGGACGCGTCCCGATCGTCTTCCGCGGCGAGCTCTACGCGACGCCCGCGCTGGCCGGCGCCGCGGTGGCGGTGGTGGCGACCCGGCTCGACCAGGGCTGGTGGCTGGTGGTCCCCTTGGCCGCCGGCACCTGCCTGGTCTGGCGGTTGCTGGCGATCTGGCGGTCGTGGCAGGCACCGATGCCGCGCGGGTCCGCCAGCGTCTAGTAGGCCAGCGTCGAGTAGGCCGGCGTCTAGTCGCCCAGCACCCGGCGCAGGTAGGCGTTGGTGAACAGCCGGTCGGGATCCAGCCGGTCGCGCAGGACGAGGAACTCCTCGAACCGGGGATGCAGCAGCGCGAGCCGGTCGGCGTCCAGCGAGTGCAGCTTCCCCCAGTGCGGCCGGCCACCGTGGGCGAGCACCACCTCCTCCATGGCGCGGAAGTACTCGGTGTGGTCCACGCTGCGGGGCACGTGGAAGGCCAGGTAGCAGACCCCCTGGCCGTACGCCGTGGACAGGGGGACGTCGTCGGCCGGCGCCGAGCGGATCTCGACCGGGAACCCGATCCGCCAGTCGTGGGCGTCGATCACCCGGCGCGCTTCCCGCAGAGCCGCCAGACCCGCCTCCCGGGGCACGGCGTACTCCATCTCGCGGAAGCGCACGGTCCGGGTGGAGACGAAGACCCGGTGCGCCACGTCGGAGTAGGTCCGGGCCGAGAGCGCCCGGGAGGCCACCCGGTTGATCGACGGGACCGACGCGGGCCAGTGCGCTCCCGCGGCGGCCAGCACGCCGAAGAGCCGGTTGGAGAGCAGGTCGTCGTCGAGCCGGTGCTGCCAGCCGGGCAGCGGCTCGGCGGCGGAGACCGGGTCGGCCAGCCGGGTGTTGGCCTTGAGCAGGGCGCCGTCGGTGTGCGGGAACCAGTGCACGTCGACGTGGTCGTGGCGCTCGACGAGCTCGTCGTGGGTGGCCAGCAGCTCGTCCCAGCGCACCGGCCGCTCCTCGGCCCGCAGCAGGAACAGCGGCTCGACCCGGAACGTCAGCGTGGTGAGCACCCCGAGCGCACCGAGGCCGATCCTGGCCAGGTCCAGCAGTGCCGGCTCCTGGTCGCTGTCCAGCACCTCGCCGGTGCCGGTGACCAGCTCGAGCCCGGCGAGCTGCGCGGCCAGCCCGGCGGCGTGCCCGCCGCTGCCGTGGGTGCCGGTCGAGACGGCGCCGGCCAGGGTCTGCTCGGCGATGTCGCCCATGTTGTGCAGCGAGAGGCCGAGCAGCTCCAGCGTGCGGTTGAGCTCCTTGAGCGGGGTGCCGGCCAGGGCCGTGACGGTGCCGGCGTCCCGGTCCAGGGAGACGACGCCGCGCAGCCGGTCGGGCCGCAGCAGGGTGTGCTCGGGGGCGGCGATGCCGGTGAAGCTGTGGCCGGTGCCGACCATCTTGACCGGCGTGCGCCTCGCTCGCGCTCGCTCGACGGCGGTGACGATCTCCGACGTCTGCTCGGGGACGAGCACCTGCGTGGGGCGGGTGCGCTCGAGCCCGGCCCAGTTCGTCCATCCGGCCGTCGCGGTCATGGCGGTCAGGCTAGTGGGCTCAGGCGTGGGGGTGCGGCTGGCGCGGCGGCGCGGCGGTGCGCCCGGTGAGCAGCGCCGCCACCGTGCCGGCGGCGCCGGCGACGACCGCCACCAGGAACGCCGCGGAGACGGAGTAGTGGTCGACCACGAACCCGGCGATCGCGGAGCCCGGCGCCACCCCGGCGGTCAGCCCCGTGTGCAGGATGGAGAGCGACTCGGTCAGCCGGTCCTTCGGGGCGGCCTGCTCGGCCATCGAGAGGGTGGCGATCAGCGTGGGGGCGATCGCCAGGCCGCCGACCAGCATGACCAGCGCCATCGCCGGCACGGAGCCGACCGCGGCGACGACCGCCGTGGGCACCATGGTCAGGGTGAGCGCGAGCATCCCCAGCCGCACGCGGAAGACAGGCGGGCGGCGCCAGGCCACCGCGCCCGTGACCAGTCCGGCGACCAGGCTGCCCACCGCCCAGCAGGCCAGCAGCAGGCCGGCGGCGGCGGGGACCCGCTGCTCGTCGGCGAAGGCGATGATCACCACCTCGGCGGCCCCGAAGACCGTGCCCTGGGCGAGACTCACGACGGCCAGCGGGCCGATCACCGACCAGGGCATGGGGGAGTGCGTCAGCGCCCGCCGGCGCCCTCGCGGGGGCGGCTGGGTCGAGCGCTGCCCGGCGTACGCCGCGGTCCCCACCACGCCCACGGCCAGCGCCACCGAGAGCCCCGCCACCGGGTGCCAGAGGCTGGCCAGGGTGGTGATCAGCACCGGTCCGACGGCGAAGACCACCTCGTCCAGCACCGACTCGAGCGCGAACGCGGTCTGCACCTCGTGCGGTCGGTGCAGCTGGTGGGACCACCGGGCGCGCACGCTCGCCCCGACCTGGGGCAGGGAGGCGCCGGCCAGGGCGGCGAACACGTAGGTCAGCGTCCGCGGCCACTCCTGCTCGACCGACAGCATCATCAACGACAGCGCGACCCCGAAGCCGGAGACGGCCGCGGAGAGGACGACGGCCTGACCCAGGCTGTCCAGGAGGCGGCCCTGCAGCATCGCCGCGGCGGCCTGCGCGAGGACGTAGGCCGCCGACACGGTGCCGGCCACCCCGTAGGAGCCGGTCTCGGCCTGGACCAGGAGCACGATGCCCACCCCGACCATCGAGATCGGCAGTCGTGCCACCAGGGCCGCCACGGAGAACCGCAGGGCTCCCGGGTGGCGCAGGACGCGGCGGTAGGAATCCATCATCGTCTCGCAGCCTAGGCCTGCCTACGATGGCGGACATGAGCCAGGTTTCCCCCCCGGATGTCGCCCCCTTCGACGCCCTGCTGCTGCTCTCCTTCGGCGGCCCCGAGAAGCCCGAGGACGTGGTGCCGTTCCTGGAGAACGTCACCCGCGGCCGCGGGATCCCCCGCGAGCGGCTCGAGGAGGTGGGTCAGCACTACTTCCTCTTCGGCGGGCGCTCGCCGATCAACGACCAGAACCGGGCGCTGCTCTCCGCGCTGGCCGAGGACCTGGCGGGGGCCGGGATCGACCTGCCGGTCTACTGGGGCAACCGGAACTGGGACCCCTACCTGGCGGACACGCTGCGCCAGATGGCGGCCGACGGGGTGACCCGGGCGGCCGTGCTGCCCACCTCGGCGTACTCCTCGTACTCCTCGTGCCGCCAGTACCGGGAGAACCTCGCCGACGCGGTGGCCGAGGTGCCGGGCGCCCCCCGGCTCGACCGGCTCCGCCAGTACTTCAACCACCCCGGGTTCGTCGAGCCGGTGGTGGACGCCACCCTCGCCTCACTGGCCGAGCTCGACGACACCGACCGTGACGGCGTCGAGCTGGTCTTCGTCACCCACTCGATCCCCACCGAGATGGCCCGGACGTCCGGTCCCGAGGGCAACGCCTACGTCCAGCAGCACCGCAGCGTGATGGCCGAGGTCGTCGACCGGGTCCGGCAGGAGACCGGGACCCGGCCCCCGCACGAGCTCGTCTACTGCTCCCGCTCCGGCGCCCCGCACGTGCCGTGGCTCGAGCCCGACGTCAACGACCACCTGGAGGCCCTGGCCGCCCGGGGGGTGAAGGCGGTGGTGATGATCCCCATCGGCTTCGTCTCCGACCACATGGAGGTCATCTACGACCTCGACACCGAGGCGATGGCGACCGCGGAGCGCCTGGGCCTGCGCGCGGTCCGGGCGGCCACGCCGGGGGTCGACCCGCGGTTCGTCGCGATGGTGCGCGACCTGCTGGTCGAGCGGGCCGCGGTGGAGCGGGGTGAGGAGCCGGAGCGCGCAGCCGTCGGCTCCCTGGGCCCCTGGCGCGACCTCTGCGCACCGGGGTGCTGCCCGAACCCCCGCGGGCCGCGGCCGGCGCTGTGCGGGATGCCGGAGTGAGCGCGACCCCCGGCGAGCTGCGCGAGGTCGCGGTCCGGGTCGCGGCGGAGGCCGCGGCACTGGTGCGCCGGACCCGTGCCGAGGGCGTGGCGGTCGCTGCCACCAAGTCCAGCGGGGTCGACGTGGTCACCGAGATCGACCGGGCGAGCGAGGCGCTGGTCCGCACCCGGCTGGGGGAGCTGCGGCCCGGGGACGCGGTCCTCGGCGAGGAGGAGGGCGAGCGGGCCGGCAGCACCGGCGTGCGCTGGGTCGTGGACCCGGTCGACGGCACGGTCAACCTGCTCTACGGAATCCCCGAGTACGCCGTCTCGATCGCGGCCGAGGTCGACGGCCAGGTGGTCGCCGGCGCCGTCGTCGACGTCGTCCGGGACGTGGTCTACGCCGCGGCGCTGGGGCAGGGCGCGACCCGGGACGGGGTCCCGCTGCGGGTGCGGCCGGCGGCGCCGGTGGCGGAGCGGCTGGTGCTCACGGGGTTCGGCTACCTGCCCGAGGTCCGCGCCCACCAGGGCGCCTGCGTGGCGCGACTGCTGCCCCTGGTGCGCGACGTACGACGGATGGGCTCCTGCGCCCTGGACCTGTGCCACGTCGCGGAGGGGATCGCCGACGCCTACGTCGAGGAGGGTCCCCAGCCGTGGGACTGGGCCGCGGGGTCCCTGGTGGTCTCCGAGGCCGGCGGCAGGTTCGCCCGGTTGCCGGGCACCGGGCCGGCCGGGAGTCCGGGTACCGACCCGCGCGAGGTGCTGGTGGCCGGACCCGCCGAAGGGTGGGACGAGCTGGTCGATCTTCTGGTCCACACCGGCTTCCTGAACCACGCGAATGCCTCCGGATCCAGGGGCTGATGGCGGGAATAGCTGCGGACTGAGGACCGTTGCGCCGAACACGCGCGTGGCTACCGTGGGACACGGGCCGGGCCAGTAGAGATCCGGCCCCCTCGATGGGGCACAATCAGCGCGCGCAGAGCACTAGAACGAGGGCTGTCAGCCCGCGGGTTCGGGATTGGAAGAGGGCAGATGGCGACCGACTACGACGCACCACGCAAGACCGAGGAAGACCAGAGCGAAGAGAGCATCGAAGAGCTCAAGGCGCGGCGTCACGACAAGAACTCCGGGAAGGTCGACGAGGACGAGACGGAGGCGGCTGAGTCCTTCGAGCTGCCCGGCGCGGACCTCTCCCACGAGGAGCTTGCCGTCGAGGTCAAGCCCAAGCAGGAGGACGAGTTCACCTGCATGAGCTGCTTCCTGGTGCACCACCGCAGCCAGCTGGCGGACGAGAAGAAGATGATCTGCCGCGACTGCATCTGAGCACCGCGTCCCGCGCGCGGCGGCACCAGCCGCCGGCGGGACTCGGCAGCAGGACGAGACGACGAAGGCCGCGACCCGGGGGTCGCGGCCTTCTGCCGTCTGCGGGGCCTGAGCGCGTTCGGGGCTCGGTCAGCGACCGGGCTCAGGACGGGAGCTCAGGACTGGGGAACCTGTGCGGCGTCCTTGTGCTGGCCGTCCTTCTTCAGCTCGGGCGGCAGGTGCCCGGTCGACTTGGCGTAGTAGTTCGCCGCCTTGCGGGTGGCGAGCATCCGGGCCAGGCCGATGGCGGTGCCGCTCACGGCGGCCCATGCGACGGCCTCCCACAGGTCGACGTCGGGGTCCGCCGGGTTGGCGGGCGGGTTCTTGCCCGTGGCGGCGCGCCACGAGGTGTTCAGCGCCTTCTTGGCCACGGCCGCCGCGGCGATCGCGGAGCCGAGGGAGAAGACGGTCCAGAACTTGCTCGATGCCATGGGTCCTCCTGGGGGTCTCCCAGAACCCTACCCAGCGGTGGGATCAGGCATGCGGGACGGCCGCGGCGGCTCGCTCCAGGGCCGCGACCAGGTGCTGCGGGTGCCGGGTGTGGATCAACCAGTACGGCGTGGGGTCGGCCGGGTCGGTGAGCTCGACCCGCACCGCGGTCTTGAGGTAGGGGCGCAGCAGCAGGAACGCCCGGGCATCGGCCTCCGGGCCGGCGACGGCGCGGGCCCGGTCTGCGTCCAGAGCCTCGGCCCGGCCCAGGTGGGTCACGCTGATGTGGGCCTTCCCGGCGGTCAGCACCCCGTCGGCCACGGTGACCCGGGCCGCGAGCGAGGAGAAGAGGCCGACCATCGCCGCCAGGGCGACCGCGGTGACTGCGCCGGAGGTGGCGAACCCGGCCGGGGTGGCAGGCACCGCGACGACGACGGCGAGCCAGAGACTGGCGATCAGCATGGTTCCCTGCACCCACCACCGCAGCGGCACGCGCAGACGCTCGTCGTACTCCACGGGGCCAGCCTAGGCGGCGCCGACGAACACCGAGGCGACGGGGGACCCCGGTAGTCTCCTGCGCCGTGACCGACGCCCCCTCGCCCGTGCCGCTCGACGTCCCCGTGCTGCGACTGGACCCGGACCTGCCCCTGCCCGCCTATGCGCACCCCGGCGACGCCGGCGCCGACCTGTGCTCCACCGTCGACCTCGTGCTCGCCCCCGGCGAGCGGGCCCTGGTGCCGACCGGGATCGCCCTGGCGCTGCCGCCCGGGCACGTGGCACTGATCCACCCGCGCTCGGGCCTCGCCGCCCGGCACGGGGTCTCGATCGTGAACACGCCCGGCACCGTGGACGCCGGGTACCGTGGGGAGATCAAGGTGCTCCTGGTCAACCACGACCCGGGCGAGCCGGTCGAGCTGCGACGCGGTGACCGGATAGCCCAGCTGGTGGTGCAGCGCTTCGAGCACGCCAGGTTCGTCGAGGTCGATGAACTCCCCGGGTCCAGTCGTGGCGCGGGGGGTTACGGTTCTACCGGTGGCTTCGGGACGAGCGTCCCCGGCGGGCCCACCGCACAGGGCTGAGAGCGATCGACCAGGAGGCACCCCGATGAAGTTCCGCCGCAAGTCCGAGCAGACCCCGAGTCCCGCGGACGAGGTGCCGGCAGAGACGACGGCTCCCCAGGAGCAGTCCGAGGCAGGGCCCACGGGTCCGTACGACGCCGAGGGCCTCGACGACGGGGTGGAGCGGATCGACATCGGCGCCCTGCTCGTCGCCCCCGCGCCCGGCCTCGAGCTCAGGCTCCAGGTCAACGAGGAGAGCGGCGAGGTCGCCAGCGCCCTGCTGGCCGGCCCGGAGGGCGCCATGGAGCTCCAGGTCTTCTCCGCCCCCCGCAACGGCGACCTGTGGGGCGAGGTCCGGCCGCAGATCGCCGCGGACGTCGTCCGCCGCGGTGGCACGGCGACCGAGCGGGAGGGCCGCTGGGGCACCGAGCTGGAGTGCCGGATGCCGGTCCAGCGCCCTGACGGCACCCAGGCGGTCCAGCCGTCCCGGGTGATCGGGATCAACGGCTCGCGCTGGCTGCTCCGCGCCTCGCTGCTGGGCCGTCCGGCGTTCGAGGACGAGGCGGCGCAGGTCTGGGAGGACGCCCTGGCCTCGGTGGCGGTGCGTCGCGGCGACCAGGCCATGCCGGTCGGCCGCCCGATCGGGTTCACGCTTCCTCCGGACGCGCGACGGGCCACCTGACATGGACGTCCGGGACCGGCTGCGCCGAGGACTCTCCCGATGGGCCGACAGCGGTGACCAGCAGGCCCGGGACCTGCGTGCGGCCCACGGCGGCCAGGGGGCCCAGACGATCCTGGACGCCCCGGAGCGGGTGCCGGTGGTGCTGCGCGGCAGCCTGCGCACCGTCACCCTGCGACCGCGCGGTGGCGTACCGGCACTCGAGGCCGATCTGGGCGACGGCACCGACGTGCTCACCCTGGTCTGGCTCGGCCGGCGACGCATCATCGGCATCGAGCCGGGCCGTTCGCTCACCGTCACGGGCCGCATCGGCGTGCACGAGGGGCGCCGGATCATGTACAACCCGCGCTACGAGCTGATGCCGTGACGGCGGCGGAGCACCCGGGCTCCACGCCCGGGACCGAGACGGTCGAGGCGGTGGTCCGGCGTCAGCTGGCCCAGGCGCTCGGCGGGCGTCGAGGCATGGTCGAGGCCGCCGTCCCGACGATCCTGTTCACCGCGACCTGGCTGCTGGCCAAGGACCTGCGTACCGCGCTCGTGGTGAGCATCTCCGCGGCGGTGCTGCTGCTGCTCGTGCGCGTGGTCCAGCGCTCGACCGTGCAGTTCTGCGTGAACGCGCTCTTCGGCATCGGCATCGGCTGGTTCTTCGTCAACCGGGCGGCCGCGGCGGGCGGCTCGGAGCAGGACCAGGCGCTGGCCTACTTCCTGCCCGGGATCCTCTACAACGGCGGCTACGCGATCGTGCTCGCCCTCACCTGCCTGGTCGGGTGGCCGCTGGTGGGCTTCATGGTCGGCAGCGTCACCGGCGATCCCACCGCCTGGCACGCCGACCGCCAGGTGGTGCGGCTGAGCTCGTTGCTGACCTGGGTGCTCGCCGTCCCGTGCATCCTGCGGGTGGCCGTGCAGGCGCCCATCTGGCTGGCCGGCAACTCCGGGGCCTGGGACCCCGACACCGCGATCGCGGCCCTGGGCCTGCTCAAGATCGGCCTGGGCTGGCCGCTTCAGCTCGCGGCCCTGGGCACCATGGTCTGGCTGCTGGCGCGCGACCACACGCCGGTCACCCCGGCCGCTGATGGCCCGACCGACCAGTCCTGACCTGCCCTCACCTCCCCAGTCCTGACCTGACCCGCCTGGGTCCGGTGGCTCAGCGACTGGTGGTGAGTCTTCAGTGCTGGTGCGGGGCCAGGGTGCGCTCGAGCTCGACCTCGGCGTCGGCGCTCACCACGAACAGCAGTTCGTCGCCGGACTCCAGCGGCTGCTCGTCGCTGGGCGGGTAGACCTGGCCGTCGCGCAGGATCGTGACCAGCACGCAGTTCTCCGGGAACGGCACCAGGCCGGCCGGCTTGCCCACGTAGGGGGAGTCGTCGGGCAGCGTCATCTCCACCAGGTTGGCGTTGCTCTGCCGGAAGGTGAACAGGCGCACCAGGTCTCCGACCGAGACCGCCTCCTCGACCAGCGCGGACATGATCCGCGGGGTGGAGACGTTGACGTCGACGCCCCAGGCCTCGGTGAAGAGCCACTCGTTGTCGGGGTGGTTGACCCGGCCCACGGTCCGGGGGACCCCGAACTCGGTCTTGGCCAGCAGCGAGGTGACCAGGTTGGCCTTGTCGTCCCCGGTGGCCGCGATCACCACGTCGCAGCGGTCCAGGCGTGCCTCCTCCAACGAGGAGAGCTCGCACGAGTCGGCGAGCAGCCACTCCGCGTGCGGCACCCGCTCCTGCCGGACGGCGTCGGGGTTGCGGTCGATGAGCAGGACCTGGTGCCCGTTCTCGATCAGCTCGCGGGCGATCGAGCGGCCGACCGCTCCGGCCCCGGCAATGGCCACGCGCATCGGTCAGTCCTCCTCGGGCCCACGGTTGAGGACGCGGTAGGCCTCCGCGGCGTTCTCCTCGCGGATGACCAGGTGCAGCACGTCGCCCTCCTGGATGACGCTCTCGCGCTTGGGCAGCGTGCCCTCGCCCAGGCGGTCGATCCAGGCGATCCGGCTCTGTGTCTGCTCCTGGAAGTGCACGGTCCGGTGCCCGATCCAGGCGGGGGGCACCGGCACCTGGTCCAGCCGGATGGTGCCCGAGGGGTCGCGGAAGGTCGGCTCGGCGCCGGCCGGCAGGATCCGGCGCAGGACCTGGTCCGAGGTCCACTTGACGGTGGCGACCGTGGTGATGCCCAGGCGCTGGTAGACCTCGGCGCGGCCGGGGTCGTAGATCCGGGCGACCACCTGCTGGATGCCGAAGGTCTCGCGCGCGACGCGGGCGGCGATGA
The window above is part of the Nocardioides campestrisoli genome. Proteins encoded here:
- a CDS encoding DUF4235 domain-containing protein, which produces MASSKFWTVFSLGSAIAAAAVAKKALNTSWRAATGKNPPANPADPDVDLWEAVAWAAVSGTAIGLARMLATRKAANYYAKSTGHLPPELKKDGQHKDAAQVPQS
- a CDS encoding DUF3093 domain-containing protein; amino-acid sequence: MEYDERLRVPLRWWVQGTMLIASLWLAVVVAVPATPAGFATSGAVTAVALAAMVGLFSSLAARVTVADGVLTAGKAHISVTHLGRAEALDADRARAVAGPEADARAFLLLRPYLKTAVRVELTDPADPTPYWLIHTRHPQHLVAALERAAAAVPHA
- a CDS encoding OB-fold nucleic acid binding domain-containing protein, producing the protein MDVRDRLRRGLSRWADSGDQQARDLRAAHGGQGAQTILDAPERVPVVLRGSLRTVTLRPRGGVPALEADLGDGTDVLTLVWLGRRRIIGIEPGRSLTVTGRIGVHEGRRIMYNPRYELMP
- a CDS encoding DUF4193 domain-containing protein, which encodes MATDYDAPRKTEEDQSEESIEELKARRHDKNSGKVDEDETEAAESFELPGADLSHEELAVEVKPKQEDEFTCMSCFLVHHRSQLADEKKMICRDCI
- a CDS encoding DUF3159 domain-containing protein translates to MTAAEHPGSTPGTETVEAVVRRQLAQALGGRRGMVEAAVPTILFTATWLLAKDLRTALVVSISAAVLLLLVRVVQRSTVQFCVNALFGIGIGWFFVNRAAAAGGSEQDQALAYFLPGILYNGGYAIVLALTCLVGWPLVGFMVGSVTGDPTAWHADRQVVRLSSLLTWVLAVPCILRVAVQAPIWLAGNSGAWDPDTAIAALGLLKIGLGWPLQLAALGTMVWLLARDHTPVTPAADGPTDQS
- the sepH gene encoding septation protein SepH — protein: MAHLKLVGLSGDRTRLLLVDDAGVEHTLAVDAALRSALRGEDPRPGQLEIRMESAIRPRDIQARIRAGESPQSVAEAAQSTVEKIMPYAAPVLAERAHVAERAQRSSVRRRSSEGSGSLGGGRTLEETVTAHLRGQNVDPGSVDWDAYRREDGRWTLTGVFSSPGRTGTATFTFDIPGNYVTVEDDDARWLVGELAPRPARAEEPVAPAGTPRRRLSAVPAEELPLGEDAIEMLAGGRTEPARPEEETADLSEALPVEAFLDARPDDQAAPADRTASQRDQGQQRDQDESPEPAQEEKPSKDAAPRRPVRKNRGRASVPSWDEIMFGGGTGD
- a CDS encoding D-arabinono-1,4-lactone oxidase gives rise to the protein MTATAGWTNWAGLERTRPTQVLVPEQTSEIVTAVERARARRTPVKMVGTGHSFTGIAAPEHTLLRPDRLRGVVSLDRDAGTVTALAGTPLKELNRTLELLGLSLHNMGDIAEQTLAGAVSTGTHGSGGHAAGLAAQLAGLELVTGTGEVLDSDQEPALLDLARIGLGALGVLTTLTFRVEPLFLLRAEERPVRWDELLATHDELVERHDHVDVHWFPHTDGALLKANTRLADPVSAAEPLPGWQHRLDDDLLSNRLFGVLAAAGAHWPASVPSINRVASRALSARTYSDVAHRVFVSTRTVRFREMEYAVPREAGLAALREARRVIDAHDWRIGFPVEIRSAPADDVPLSTAYGQGVCYLAFHVPRSVDHTEYFRAMEEVVLAHGGRPHWGKLHSLDADRLALLHPRFEEFLVLRDRLDPDRLFTNAYLRRVLGD
- a CDS encoding ferrochelatase codes for the protein MSQVSPPDVAPFDALLLLSFGGPEKPEDVVPFLENVTRGRGIPRERLEEVGQHYFLFGGRSPINDQNRALLSALAEDLAGAGIDLPVYWGNRNWDPYLADTLRQMAADGVTRAAVLPTSAYSSYSSCRQYRENLADAVAEVPGAPRLDRLRQYFNHPGFVEPVVDATLASLAELDDTDRDGVELVFVTHSIPTEMARTSGPEGNAYVQQHRSVMAEVVDRVRQETGTRPPHELVYCSRSGAPHVPWLEPDVNDHLEALAARGVKAVVMIPIGFVSDHMEVIYDLDTEAMATAERLGLRAVRAATPGVDPRFVAMVRDLLVERAAVERGEEPERAAVGSLGPWRDLCAPGCCPNPRGPRPALCGMPE
- a CDS encoding MFS transporter: MMDSYRRVLRHPGALRFSVAALVARLPISMVGVGIVLLVQAETGSYGVAGTVSAAYVLAQAAAAMLQGRLLDSLGQAVVLSAAVSGFGVALSLMMLSVEQEWPRTLTYVFAALAGASLPQVGASVRARWSHQLHRPHEVQTAFALESVLDEVVFAVGPVLITTLASLWHPVAGLSVALAVGVVGTAAYAGQRSTQPPPRGRRRALTHSPMPWSVIGPLAVVSLAQGTVFGAAEVVIIAFADEQRVPAAAGLLLACWAVGSLVAGLVTGAVAWRRPPVFRVRLGMLALTLTMVPTAVVAAVGSVPAMALVMLVGGLAIAPTLIATLSMAEQAAPKDRLTESLSILHTGLTAGVAPGSAIAGFVVDHYSVSAAFLVAVVAGAAGTVAALLTGRTAAPPRQPHPHA
- a CDS encoding trimeric intracellular cation channel family protein, which translates into the protein MTGASATVFVVLDLVGIFVFAISGALLGVRKGLDVFGVLVLSGATGLGGGFLRDVLIGAAPPATLTDWRYLLVPVVAGLVVFVFHPTIGRLERPINVFDAFGLALFCVTGAVKALEYGLGPVPAALMGMVTAIGGGVTRDVLAGRVPIVFRGELYATPALAGAAVAVVATRLDQGWWLVVPLAAGTCLVWRLLAIWRSWQAPMPRGSASV
- the dut gene encoding dUTP diphosphatase is translated as MTDAPSPVPLDVPVLRLDPDLPLPAYAHPGDAGADLCSTVDLVLAPGERALVPTGIALALPPGHVALIHPRSGLAARHGVSIVNTPGTVDAGYRGEIKVLLVNHDPGEPVELRRGDRIAQLVVQRFEHARFVEVDELPGSSRGAGGYGSTGGFGTSVPGGPTAQG
- a CDS encoding DUF3710 domain-containing protein, producing MKFRRKSEQTPSPADEVPAETTAPQEQSEAGPTGPYDAEGLDDGVERIDIGALLVAPAPGLELRLQVNEESGEVASALLAGPEGAMELQVFSAPRNGDLWGEVRPQIAADVVRRGGTATEREGRWGTELECRMPVQRPDGTQAVQPSRVIGINGSRWLLRASLLGRPAFEDEAAQVWEDALASVAVRRGDQAMPVGRPIGFTLPPDARRAT
- a CDS encoding inositol monophosphatase family protein, with the protein product MSATPGELREVAVRVAAEAAALVRRTRAEGVAVAATKSSGVDVVTEIDRASEALVRTRLGELRPGDAVLGEEEGERAGSTGVRWVVDPVDGTVNLLYGIPEYAVSIAAEVDGQVVAGAVVDVVRDVVYAAALGQGATRDGVPLRVRPAAPVAERLVLTGFGYLPEVRAHQGACVARLLPLVRDVRRMGSCALDLCHVAEGIADAYVEEGPQPWDWAAGSLVVSEAGGRFARLPGTGPAGSPGTDPREVLVAGPAEGWDELVDLLVHTGFLNHANASGSRG
- a CDS encoding potassium channel family protein — its product is MRVAIAGAGAVGRSIARELIENGHQVLLIDRNPDAVRQERVPHAEWLLADSCELSSLEEARLDRCDVVIAATGDDKANLVTSLLAKTEFGVPRTVGRVNHPDNEWLFTEAWGVDVNVSTPRIMSALVEEAVSVGDLVRLFTFRQSNANLVEMTLPDDSPYVGKPAGLVPFPENCVLVTILRDGQVYPPSDEQPLESGDELLFVVSADAEVELERTLAPHQH